The Williamwhitmania taraxaci genome includes a region encoding these proteins:
- a CDS encoding dipeptidase translates to MKKLFLPIIIGYFSVLPSLACTNIIVTKGASVDGSCYVVYTCDGEFHPQLSYKKGGKSKDGEIIRLYNWDTGKAGSIPQAPYTYSVVGPNMNEFQVSIGETTFDGRSELFDTTKVLNYWQLMEIALERSRTAREAISVITSLAEKYGYGSTGESFSIADPNEAWLLEMIGGGVNGPGPVWVAMRVPDGYVCAHANHSRIGEFPLNNPDVCIYSKNVISFAVERGYYDPKGGKPFQFNQAYDPDEPTKLRYCETRVWSIFNRAAPSLKLSMDYNRGVQGAERYPLWIKPDKKLSLENIFSLIRDHYEGTSIDMTKGLAAGPFGNPNYARPLTFKVDSISATWERAISTYNTGFSFVAQMRSWLPNSIGGILWYGVDDTYTTCYFPLYAGVTDVPKSFNEGSLKRFSMNSAWWIFNGVANLANIKYSYMVKDIQKVQQELEAEFRNQIPEMDKKALVLKNDPEKMRAALTEFSVASGNRVFTEWTELFLDLLTRYNDGYIQDSLGNPQQVGYPANWYRRSLNDNPKFAIPIWYENQETKEPSKF, encoded by the coding sequence GCCATCATTGGCGTGTACTAATATTATTGTAACCAAGGGTGCTTCTGTTGATGGATCCTGCTATGTAGTTTATACTTGCGATGGAGAATTTCATCCTCAGCTGAGTTACAAAAAAGGTGGCAAAAGTAAGGATGGGGAAATTATCCGTCTTTATAATTGGGACACAGGAAAGGCTGGTAGCATTCCTCAGGCACCATATACTTACTCGGTGGTTGGTCCAAACATGAATGAGTTTCAAGTTTCAATTGGTGAAACAACATTCGATGGTAGATCGGAACTTTTTGATACTACTAAGGTGTTGAACTATTGGCAACTCATGGAAATTGCTTTGGAACGCTCTCGCACAGCACGTGAAGCTATATCGGTTATTACCTCATTAGCAGAAAAGTATGGCTATGGTAGTACCGGTGAATCGTTTTCTATTGCCGATCCTAATGAAGCTTGGCTTTTGGAGATGATTGGTGGTGGTGTGAATGGACCAGGACCGGTCTGGGTGGCAATGCGTGTACCCGATGGATATGTTTGCGCACATGCAAATCACTCGCGGATTGGTGAGTTTCCGCTAAATAATCCCGACGTGTGTATTTATTCAAAGAATGTGATATCGTTCGCAGTTGAAAGGGGATACTATGATCCTAAAGGGGGAAAGCCATTTCAGTTTAACCAAGCCTACGATCCCGATGAACCAACTAAACTTCGTTACTGTGAAACGAGAGTTTGGAGTATTTTCAACAGAGCAGCACCCAGTTTAAAACTTTCAATGGATTATAATCGAGGTGTTCAAGGTGCGGAGCGATATCCGCTTTGGATAAAACCCGACAAGAAGCTGTCCCTTGAAAACATATTTTCGCTTATTCGCGATCACTACGAGGGAACCTCTATTGATATGACCAAGGGTCTTGCTGCAGGACCATTTGGAAATCCAAACTATGCCAGACCATTGACCTTTAAAGTCGATTCCATTTCTGCTACATGGGAGCGAGCTATTTCGACCTATAATACAGGATTCTCATTTGTGGCTCAAATGAGAAGTTGGTTGCCAAACTCCATTGGTGGAATTTTATGGTACGGCGTGGACGATACTTATACAACCTGTTACTTCCCACTTTATGCTGGTGTTACCGACGTTCCAAAGTCGTTTAACGAAGGAAGCCTAAAACGGTTTTCCATGAATTCGGCTTGGTGGATTTTTAATGGCGTTGCAAACCTGGCCAACATAAAATATAGCTACATGGTGAAGGACATTCAAAAAGTGCAGCAAGAGTTGGAAGCAGAGTTTCGGAATCAAATTCCTGAGATGGACAAAAAGGCGTTGGTCCTTAAAAACGATCCCGAAAAAATGAGGGCGGCCCTTACCGAGTTCAGCGTGGCATCGGGTAACCGAGTTTTTACCGAATGGACCGAACTTTTTCTAGATTTGCTCACACGATACAACGACGGATACATACAAGATAGCCTTGGAAATCCTCAGCAGGTGGGCTATCCAGCCAATTGGTATAGGCGTTCATTGAATGACAACCCCAAGTTTGCTATTCCTATATGGTATGAGAATCAAGAGACGAAGGAACCATCGAAATTCTAG